In Citrus sinensis cultivar Valencia sweet orange chromosome 2, DVS_A1.0, whole genome shotgun sequence, a single genomic region encodes these proteins:
- the LOC107174239 gene encoding uncharacterized protein LOC107174239, whose translation MEEAHQEEALISHLLQDLFVNEKAGDESESESLPNANNLDEVEEILGYRFNNKNLLEEAFTDPSCPERFFSYERLEYVGDSVLNLLLTKEQFFLYPNLPPGSLTRLRSANVNTEKLARVAIKLGLHKYLRHNKPLLEEQIREFSEAILDYPLHSNGLVDAPKVLADIVESTIGAVFIDCNSSIDIVWKVFKELLKPMISPETLKTHPVTELYEVCQKNKLKVKFVDLWKESTAFHIFIEDQLLGRGAYAPKKEIAHNRAAKDALNNIERLLNEKDNSEKDGSVDWKKIMDFELRRAREKLEKEQKERKERARLKLEREKKAKEEAKKQREAIEAAQRSRRLDAIDAQLKADQEMQESLLAGGGIVFYRTLEALPFQGSGDKIKLPPSCFTELSGQGAFDKGPLHFKLSVLHQEGPSNMVDGEKESNRSTHSGVLEFTADEGFVGLPPHVWRNLFPSDTPNNSFVEVRYVRLPKGTYAKLQPEGIGFAELPNQKAVLETSLRQHATLSQDDVLTVNYGELAYKLKVLELKPSSSVSVLETDIEVDIVSPDDMSAGTDQYTLKPLLFGKSESGMVEEGKYVFYKFTIDDDTRKKIVSGEKRAEVRVDSEIDGGDTSIYVSRHPLLFPTRHLHEWSSHDAGSKVVILSSKDKSVDVGTYSIGVYGFKGMTKFQVLVTLEDDSGRKVGQEATSSSSSIEMDTVQCKNCKRFIPSRSIVLHEAYCSRHSVACQHAGCGMVLRTEEARDHVHCDKCGQGLQRREMEKHMKVFHEQCSCPCGVVLENAAMVRHQASDCPLRLITCRFCGDMVQAGTSAMDVRDRMRGLSEHESICGSRTAPCDSCGRAVMLKDMDIHQIAVHQKS comes from the exons ATGGAAGAAGCACACCAAGAAGAAGCGCTTATCAGCCACCTGCTACAAGACCTTTTCGTTAATGAAAAAGCGGGTGACGAGTCTGAGTCAGAATCACTACCTAATGCTAATAATCTTGATGAGGTGGAAGAGATTCTGGGTTACAGATTTAACAACAAAAACTTATTAGAAGAAGCTTTTACTGATCCTTCATGTCCCGAAAGGTTCTTTTCGTATGAGCGTTTAGAGTACGTGGGTGACTCGGTGCTTAATCTATTGCTCACGAAGGAACAGTTCTTTCTGTACCCGAATTTGCCACCAGGATCATTGACTCGGCTCCGTTCAGCCAATGTCAACACAGAGAAGCTCGCACGTGTTGCCATTAAATTAGGGTTGCACAAGTATCTACGCCACAACAAGCCTCTTCTTGAAGAACAA ATCAGAGAATTTTCAGAAGCTATATTGGACTATCCTTTGCATTCCAATGGTCTAGTTGATGCACCCAAGGTCTTAGCCGATATCGTTGAATCAACAATTGGGGCAGTCTTCATTGACTGCAATTCTTCAATAGATATTGTTTGGAAG GTATTTAAGGAACTATTAAAGCCAATGATTAGTCCAGAAACACTCAAGACACACCCAGTGACTGAACTTTATGAAGTGTGCCagaagaataaattgaaagtGAAGTTTGTGGATTTGTGGAAGGAAAGCACggcttttcatattttcatagAAGACCAACTTCTGGGTAGAGGTGCTTATGCTCCGAAGAAGGAAATTGCACATAACAGGGCTGCAAAAGATGCATTAAACAACATTGAGAGGCTCTTGAATGAAAAAGATAACTCTGAAAAGGATGGTTCCGTGGACTG gaaaaaaattatggattttGAGCTGAGGAGAGCGAGAGAGAAGCTAGAGAAAGAGCAAAAGGAGAGGAAAGAAAGAGCGAGATTGAAGCttgaaagagagaagaagGCTAAAGAAGAGGCTAAGAAACAACGTGAAGCCATTGAAGCTGCCCAGAGATCCCGTAGACTCGATGCCATTGATGCCCAGCTCAAG gCTGATCAAGAGATGCAGGAAAGTTTGCTTGCTGGAGGAGGAATTGTGTTTTATCGTACGTTAGAAGCTTTGCCTTTTCAGGGCAGTGGAGATAAGATCAAATTGCCTCCGTCCTGTTTCACTGAATTGTCTGGTCAAGGTGCATTTGATAAGGGTCCTCTGCATTTCAAATTATCAGTGCTTCACCAAGAAGGTCCATCGAATATGGTAGATGGCGAGAAAGAAAGTAATCGGAGCACCCATTCAGGTGTTTTGGAGTTCACTGCTGATGAAGGTTTTGTTGGACTTCCTCCTCATGTATGGAGAAATTTATTCCCTAGTGATACTCCAAACAATTCGTTTGTTGAAGTTCGCTATGTTCGACTGCCGAAAGGAACTTATGCAAAACTTCAGCCTGAGGGGATTGGTTTTGCAGAATTACCCAATCAAAAGGCTGTTCTTGAAACAAGCCTTCGCCAGCATGCCACCCTTTCTCAAGATGATGTACTCACTGTCAATTATGGGGAGTTGGCATACAAGTTAAAAGTTCTTGAGTTGAAACCCTCTTCAAGCGTATCTGTTCTGGAAACAGATATTGAGGTCGATATAGTGAGTCCAGATGATATGTCAGCGGGGACGGATCAGTATACGCTTAAGCCGCTTCTATTTGGAAAGTCGGAATCTGGAATGGTTGAAGAAGGAAAGTATGTGTTTTACAAGTTTACAATTGATGATGATACTCGTAAGAAAATTGTATCTGGGGAGAAAAGGGCTGAAGTGAGGGTTGACTCAGAGATAGATGGAGGAGACACTAGCATTTATGTATCTAGGCATCCCCTCTTGTTTCCAACCCGTCATCTACACGAATGGTCTTCTCATGATGCAGGTTCAAAGGTTGTAATCCTTAGTTCCAAGGATAAGTCTGTGGATGTTGGTACATATAGCATTGGTGTGTATGGCTTCAAGGGCATGACAAAGTTCCAGGTTTTGGTGACTCTTGAGGATGATAGTGGCCGTAAGGTGGGTCAAGAAGCAACATCTTCCTCATCTTCTATTGAAATGGATACCGTGCAGTGTAAAAATTGCAAGCGTTTCATACCCAGCCGGAGTATAGTGTTGCATGAAGCTTATTGTAGCAGACATAGTGTAGCCTGTCAGCATGCTGGTTGTGGGATGGTTCTTAGGACTGAGGAAGCCAGAGACCATGTCCACTGTGACAAATGTGGGCAAGGTCTTCAGCGCAGAGAAATGGAGAAGCACATGAAAGTGTTTCATGAGCAATGTAGTTGCCCTTGTGGAGTAGTCCTTGAGAACGCGGCAATG
- the LOC102622024 gene encoding LOW QUALITY PROTEIN: lysM domain receptor-like kinase 3 (The sequence of the model RefSeq protein was modified relative to this genomic sequence to represent the inferred CDS: substituted 1 base at 1 genomic stop codon), giving the protein MKQLCMIFFVLIVPSLISVTVESKCTKGCDTALASYYVWTGSNLTFIAQTLRSSLVDPNDVELTTILSYNKQLPNKDSLPADTRINVPFPCDCINGEFLGHVFQFSINSGDTYEKVATLYYSNLTDAASLQRINNYPPTRIPDRGTLNVTVNCSCGDADVSKQYRLFVTYPLRPGDSLQSIARNVGLSDSLLQNYNPGVNFTRGSGLVFIPGRDANGVFPALESSSTGGLVFPACYLFLTFIXAGIAGGAIAGISIAGVAGLALLAVCVYVGFYRKKRVKRAALLSATSQDLSVQSGSDKTVESTGPAAGTPTSLNAITVDKSVEFSYEELSKATDNFSMSHKIGQGGFGAVYYAELRGEKAAIKKMDMQASREFLAELKVLTHVHHLNLVRLIGYCVEGSLFLVYEYIENGNLSEHLRGSGRDPLPWSSRVQIALDSARGLEYIHEHTVPVYIHRDIKSANILIDKNFHAKVADFGLTKLTEVGSASLPTRLVGTFGYMPPEYAQYGDVSPKVDVYAFGVVLYELISAKEAIVKGNGSSADSKGLVALFEEVLNLPDPIEDLRKLVDPRLGDNCPLDSVLKMAQLAKVCTQEYPQLRPSMRSIVVALMTLSSTTEDWDVGSFYENHALVNLMSGR; this is encoded by the exons ATGAAGCAATTGTGTATGATTTTCTTTGTGCTCATCGTACCGTCACTTATCTCCGTCACCGTCGAATCTAAGTGCACCAAAGGCTGTGACACAGCTTTGGCTTCGTATTACGTTTGGACCGGCTCCAATCTCACATTCATAGCCCAAACCCTAAGATCTTCCCTCGTCGACCCCAACGACGTTGAATTGACAACTATTTTATCTTACAACAAGCAATTGCCGAACAAAGACAGTCTCCCTGCTGATACGAGAATCAACGTTCCGTTTCCCTGCGATTGCATCAACGGTGAATTCCTCGGCCACGTGTTCCAATTCTCGATCAATTCCGGCGACACGTACGAGAAGGTCGCGACTCTTTATTACTCGAATTTGACTGATGCGGCGTCGTTGCAGAGGATTAATAATTATCCACCGACGAGGATTCCGGATAGGGGGACGCTTAATGTGACCGTGAATTGTTCGTGTGGCGATGCTGACGTGTCTAAGCAGTACCGGTTGTTTGTTACGTATCCGTTGAGACCGGGTGATAGCTTGCAGTCGATTGCGAGGAATGTGGGTTTGAGTGACAGTTTGCTGCAGAATTATAATCCTGGTGTGAATTTTACTCGTGGGAGTGGTTTGGTCTTTATTCCGGGCAGAG ATGCAAATGGTGTCTTTCCGGCCCTGGAGTCATCAAG CACAGGTGGTTTGGTCTTCCCTGCATGTTA cttatttttaacttttatataaGCAGGAATAGCTGGTGGAGCTATTGCTGGCATATCTATAGCAGGAGTAGCTGGGTTGGCTTTGCTTGCAGTTTGTGTGTATGTTGGATTTTACCGAAAGAAGAGGGTGAAGAGGGCAGCATTGCTCTCAGCCACATCTCAAGATCTTTCCGTTCAGTCTGGATCTG ATAAAACTGTGGAATCTACTGGTCCAGCTGCTGGCACTCCCACATCCCTTAATGCAATCACTGTGGACAAGTCGGTGGAATTCTCATATGAAGAACTTTCCAAGGCAACTGATAATTTCAGTATGTCCCATAAAATTGGTCAAGGTGGTTTTGGAGCTGTTTACTATGCAGAGCTGAGAGGAGAG AAAGCTGCTATAAAAAAGATGGATATGCAAGCATCGAGGGAATTTCTTGCTGAATTGAAGGTTCTAACGCACGTTCATCACTTGAACTTG GTGCGCCTAATTGGATACTGTGTTGAAGGTTCTCTTTTCCTTGTTTATGAATACATTGAGAATGGCAACTTAAGCGAACATTTACGTGGATCAG GTAGGGATCCTCTGCCATGGTCTTCTAGGGTGCAAATTGCTCTTGATTCAGCAAGAGGTCTGGAGTATATTCATGAGCACACAGTCCCTGTTTATATTCATCGAGATATTAAATCAGCAAATATATTGATAGACAAGAACTTCCATGCAAAG GTTGCTGACTTTGGATTAACGAAACTGACAGAAGTTGGAAGTGCATCACTCCCCACACGTCTTGTGGGCACATTTGGATACATGCCTCCAGA ATATGCTCAATACGGTGATGTTTCTCCCAAAGTAGATGTATATGCCTTTGGGGTTGTCCTCTACGAACTTATTTCTGCCAAAGAAGCCATAGTCAAGGGTAATGGTTCCTCTGCCGATTCAAAGGGCCTTGTTGCTTTG TTCGAGGAAGTTCTTAATCTGCCTGACCCAATAGAGGATCTTCGTAAACTTGTTGATCCTCGGCTTGGAGACAACTGTCCACTGGACTCTGTCCTCAAG ATGGCCCAGCTTGCCAAGGTGTGCACACAAGAATATCCGCAACTACGTCCTAGTATGAGATCCATTGTGGTTGCCCTAATGACTCTTTCTTCGACAACGGAGGATTGGGATGTTGGTTCCTTCTATGAAAATCACGCTCTTGTCAATCTAATGTCGGGAAGGTAG